The segment TTCTCGAGCGCCCAGGCTGCCACCTTGACGTCGTTGTTGTCGCGGGCCTGCTCGAGCCGGTGCTTCAGCTCCCGCAGCCGCCCGATCTCGTCGGTGAGCGTTTCCAGCTTCGTCTGCTGGGCCTTCAGATCGAGCTCGAGATCGAGACTGGTGCGCGGCACTGCCGGATGCATCTCTGTAACGTAAACGAAAAATAGGACAAATGAGCAACCGAGCTTCCATTTTTGGGGCTATTATTCATTTCATACTCACTGTGATAGATCTTGGAGACACGGTTATGATAGCGCAGCGAGCGTCGCTCGACCGAACCGCGTTTGAACGGATGGGGTGTCACCTGGTTGTTGAAGTGCATCGCCGAGTCGGAGTCACTCCGGTTCAACCGGCAGATATATCGGGTTTTGCTAGCTACGGCACTTTTTGCGAAAAATGAGGAAACGGCAATTTGGCAATGTAACAAATTTAGTGCGACTTTATCAAGGTagttgaatgaaaaattggtGAGCTAGAGTAAATATTTTGAACTCAATCTGCAGTTTTAGCCTAATACGAAATTCCGTATCGTTTTGGcttacatttttcaaacattgtAAGCGTATTTTAAAATTCGCGTAGAGAATTGGTTTGGCAATTGTAGCAATGAGTTCCATTTCTAGACTTGAATAGAATGTTAAATCCTAAATAATAGACATAGAGCATTAGATGGCCGCTTTCTGACCTTATTCTGCCCAAAACATTCCGATAGATCGAGGTCTCCAAACATTTCAGTTCGCGAGCTGCATTGCTTCGCAAATAACACAGCTGAGTTTCCTTTAGTTAAGAGGAACGTTAAAACCTCTTTTTAATAAGTGAATATTTAGTGAATATATCAAATTTCTACAGGTTTCTATTGCTGAAGCTTAATTTACGTCTGTAtcaagtaaaaataaaagttttgatgaaaatacGCAAAATTTACGTATTAAAAGCATTCGATTGTCGCTTGCGAttgtagtttggagacccctgtgATAGATCAACAAGTATCAGAATTTAAAACTTAGACTCTGAAATATTCTCATTCCCGGCTCTCTGAAGTTTCTCTCTTAGGCCGAAattacacggaccggaatttcgcggccgcggaattccgcctgCAGAAATTTCTATGGATATGACAGTTCAGAAAAGTTGTTGTTGACAGTTTGTACatgggtttgacagcaggcgAAATTACGCTCCCGCGAAACTCCGGTACGTGTCTTTTCGACCTTAAAATACTCACGGACCAAAAGACTACCCATTCCCTACTCTCTTCTTTTACCCAACGCTGGCGTTCAATCATTGCATGCGTTTATATGTCATGTGTCACCCTACCTTGGTGAGAAAGTTTGCGATCGTTTCACCAACCGATCGTCCACGACCGAGCCCTCCTCGATGGTGGAGGAGCGTGCCGGACCGTTCGGGTCGGGGAACCGCCGGCGGCTCCGCTCTGGCAGGAAGGCACATTCGGTGTTCGTTTCTTTGTCGACGCGCTGGACGGACGAGGGCTGCGGTACGGTACGGTCCACCTCACCATCCTCGCCCACGTCACCGGCGTCTCCGCACTGTTCTTTCACGCTGTTCATGTATTCCTGTATCATCATCTCGGTAGCCTCtgcaagacaaaacaaaaaacaaaaacaaaaaacgccaGGTTAATACGCAATTGTTTAAGCAATTACCGCTAGCAGCTGCCTACCCGACGATGCACAGCCTTCCTGCTCTTGCTGCTCCTCGCATTCGTCCTCCTCTTCCACCGAGTTGACTATCCGTTGCAGATCTTTGCCGCGTCGACGACCCATCATTCTAGCGACTGGCTCACCAGCGTCATCGACTGCCTTTTTGTATAGCAACTCCTCTCCGTtctcctcttcttcctcttcttcatcatcCTCGTCACCCTGCTCTTCGTCCtcttcctcgtcgtcgtcctcgtcgtcgttcgACAGCTCGTCGTACACCAGCTCCAACACGGCCTGCAGCTCGTCCTGGCCCTGGTTGCGCGTAAGCGTGGACGTCTGCGACGAGATGATGGTCGATTCGTCGGACGACTCTTCCCGCGCGCCCCCATCCAGCAGATCCGACTCGTTCATCGACTTCCGGCTGACGATATTGTACCAGCGGCTGGTGGTCGCGTCGCCCGCATTAAATTCGGCCAGGCTAATCTGCGTGCTGCCGATCCAGTCCTCCCGCTGGCCAACTAGCACCATTACCTTGACGTGCAGTGATTTGGCGTACACCTTGTCGAGCGACAGTGGCACCACCAGCATCGTCTTGAACGTCGGCCGGACGAGATCAGTCACCGTGCCCGTGCGCACCAACCCAGGACCGGACGGGGTCGGCAGCAGCATCGCGCGTATGAACAGCTGGCAGCCGGCGGGCGGCCCGAGTGCCCCGAAATTGCTGCCCCGCTCGATCGTGATACAGAGGACGCCGTCAGCGGCTACGTACCGCAACCCAATCTGCACCTGGGCGCATTCGCGCGCGAGCAGCGGGGGCGGCCCGCGAGACGCCTCAAACACGCCGGAGTCTCCCGCAACCGACTCGTCGCTGACCGTCGTAGAAACGGAGCGCGTATtcgaggtggaggaggagcgGCTGAGCAAGGCGGCCGGTTCCAGGTACGACGGCTTCTCGTAGATCGGCGAGAGCGGCCCGCCCGCGATACCGAGCTGACGAATTTTCAGCTCCTGTAGCTGCTCCTCTAGCCGCTGCCGGTCGAGATTGTATTCGGTGGAGGTGGTAGTGCTGGAAGCGGAACTTGCCACGCCTGTCGCGACGGCATAGCTCGGGACGACCGGCTGCGATGTGCCGGGTGTGGCGTAACTCGGCCCGGAGGCCGCACTCGCTAGCTTGGCAGTAGTGTTGATGGCAGCATGAACGGAGGCTGGGTTGGCGGAAGGTGAGTCCGACCCACCAgcaacagcggcagcagctgTCACTACCGCCACCCAGTCCATCTTCATCGGCGAGACGGGTGGTGTTTCGGTCGAGAGGCTGCTGCGCGGAGACAGCGACGTCACCTCCGAGCTCGGATGGAATAGGCGCTGGACGCGCCTGTTCATGTCGACCATGTCGATCTGCGGCTCGGCTGACAGCGGATCGCCGTAGATGTCGGTGAAGCTGAGCCCGCTAAGCGAACCCTTGCTGGATGCGGTCGAAAGCGACCCGaggctggagctgctgctgatcgacAGCGTGCTCGCGGAGAGCGACTTCAGTTGGTGCTCCAGGTGCGTAAACTCCTTCAGTGCctcgagcagctgctgcagcagcgccTGCTTCTCTTCATGCAGTTTCAGCCGGTTCGCGATGCACTGGTTTGATTCCTCGTAGGCCATGTTCAGGTCCTCCTCGAGCTGCCGGCAGACGCTCTGAATCCTGCGCATCTCAGTCGGCGAGCGCGACTTGGGCGTAATGCTGCGGTACTCCAACAGCAGTTGCTTTTTCTCCTGGAACAGTAACAGCCGGTCCTGGTCCGACTCAAGCTCGCCGGGCCGTATCTTTTCCTCGAGCGCGGCCAATTGTTCCTGGATTTCCTTCACGCGCCGGCGCCACTCGTCGTACCGTTGGCGCATTTTTGCCATCTCGCGCGCTCCCATCGGGAAGTGCTCGGATGACAAGTCGGTCTGGGACGCGGCACAGATCCGGTCCTGCGCCAAATTGAACGTGGACGCGTCCGGACTCTCCTGGCGCAGTTGCAGTCGAGTCAGGTCGTCCTTAACCTGCGCCAAACTCTTCATCAGTTCCTTCTTCTCCCGCTCGCCGGTGATCAGCGACTTCTGGATTTTCTTCACCTCCTCCATGATGGCTTGCGCTTCGCTGATGTTGTAGCAACCGTTCACGTGTGCGTTCAGCTTCTGCTCCACGCTGGAACAGGATCGGAAATCGGAAAGGTTTGTTTTGAAATCCAGGTTGAAGAATGTAACTCTTCACTGCGCATGGCTACGTCTCTCTTACCTGGCGAGCGTATCTACTCCCTTCTGCGTGCTGTGCATCTCCTTCTGTATCCGGGACAGCTCTTTCTTTAGTCGGAAAACGCGCTCCTTCGCGATGGCTAGATCCGCCCGCAGCAGCTCTGGATCGAACTTCGTGCTGCAGGAGCTGGTCGACGAGCAGACTGAAATTAATGTTGAGAAAAGTCAGACACGGAAGCgttacaaaattaaacaacaagGCCTGGCAAGGACTCTGTTACAAATACTCACGACTAGTACGGCTGGCGGCAAGCGCATTCAGATGGTTGTATTCCTCCTGCGCCAGATGCAGGCGCTGCGTCTTAACGCTCAGTATCTCCTTCTTGGCCTCCAATGTGTCCTGTGCTGAGCAGAGATACTCCCGCAGCATCTCGTCCTGCTTGCTCTTCCATTGCAGCCGCGGATCCTCCAGCTGGGTTGTCTGCGTGTTGTGGTTGATGTAGTAGGTACCGATCTGTGGATCATAGCTTTCCTCCCACCCAAAAGGTAGCTCGTTCCCGATACAGTCGGCGAACGTTTCCGGTTTCGTGTGTCTGTGAAAAGAAGGATAAAAAGGAATTCGATTAGTCATTTTGTACGTGCAGGAAGCGGTTTTCTGGGTGTTATTTCTTGCATCTATTTCAGGAAGAGAGAAACACAATCGTCATAATCTTGAGCCAAAACGGTAACTCACCAGTGCATGACGAGCCGGTGGAAATTTGCATGACTCACCCCATACATACTGCGCCCAAGCGGCGAAAGGAAAGTGCGCGTTCATGGAAGAAACAAGCCGGgaagtattatttttatccatTCGACGCCTTTCCTTGGCGGCAATGTTGCTTTTAAAACATTGCCAGGTGGTGGGGGTTTTCCCGACAATACCTCCCCAAGaggaagtgagagagagaaagcgttACATAAATTGAGAGGTCTCAAATGTAAGTCAAGAAACTGAACAGTCGCACTTATATCACCAAAAAAATCGAAAGATCTTTCTTATCAAACACGCCACGCATGCATCCCACACGACGGTATTGTAAGTTTAATCGCGGTGTTTGTCGTGTGCGGCGCTTTTGACCACCGAACCTGGACAATATTTGTAATGCTACCCTTCTACAACTGCAGACATTCGCGAGAGGAAACGAACCGTTCTTAATTCTCCGAAACTGCATAAAGAACCGGTTGACTTCAGCTTCAACCGTGCTCTCCAACGATCTACGCCAACGGAAGCGATGCCAAAATTCCTGCAGAGACATCTCCAGTTGATTCTGTCGTGTTTCAGTGCCTAGCACAACGAAGAACTCAATCAAACCCAATAACGAAGCGCGCGTTTGTGATTCCCACGTGACCGCCGTTGCAATGGACCACGCCACCCCATCGATCGATATCCGTGGCCGACACTACCGTAGGTGTGTTCGGCTCTTGCCTCTTGTGGAAAATCCCGCAACGCACGTTTGATCTCATGGCCCGACAGACAattatatgtttgtt is part of the Anopheles gambiae chromosome X, idAnoGambNW_F1_1, whole genome shotgun sequence genome and harbors:
- the LOC1272272 gene encoding protein kibra isoform X2 translates to MPKSSSNADLPLGWEINTDYDGKVYFIDHINKKTTWIDPRDKHTKPETFADCIGNELPFGWEESYDPQIGTYYINHNTQTTQLEDPRLQWKSKQDEMLREYLCSAQDTLEAKKEILSVKTQRLHLAQEEYNHLNALAASRTSLCSSTSSCSTKFDPELLRADLAIAKERVFRLKKELSRIQKEMHSTQKGVDTLASVEQKLNAHVNGCYNISEAQAIMEEVKKIQKSLITGEREKKELMKSLAQVKDDLTRLQLRQESPDASTFNLAQDRICAASQTDLSSEHFPMGAREMAKMRQRYDEWRRRVKEIQEQLAALEEKIRPGELESDQDRLLLFQEKKQLLLEYRSITPKSRSPTEMRRIQSVCRQLEEDLNMAYEESNQCIANRLKLHEEKQALLQQLLEALKEFTHLEHQLKSLSASTLSISSSSSLGSLSTASSKGSLSGLSFTDIYGDPLSAEPQIDMVDMNRRVQRLFHPSSEVTSLSPRSSLSTETPPVSPMKMDWVAVVTAAAAVAGGSDSPSANPASVHAAINTTAKLASAASGPSYATPGTSQPVVPSYAVATGVASSASSTTTSTEYNLDRQRLEEQLQELKIRQLGIAGGPLSPIYEKPSYLEPAALLSRSSSTSNTRSVSTTVSDESVAGDSGVFEASRGPPPLLARECAQVQIGLRYVAADGVLCITIERGSNFGALGPPAGCQLFIRAMLLPTPSGPGLVRTGTVTDLVRPTFKTMLVVPLSLDKVYAKSLHVKVMVLVGQREDWIGSTQISLAEFNAGDATTSRWYNIVSRKSMNESDLLDGGAREESSDESTIISSQTSTLTRNQGQDELQAVLELVYDELSNDDEDDDEEEDEEQGDEDDEEEEEEENGEELLYKKAVDDAGEPVARMMGRRRGKDLQRIVNSVEEEDECEEQQEQEGCASSEATEMMIQEYMNSVKEQCGDAGDVGEDGEVDRTVPQPSSVQRVDKETNTECAFLPERSRRRFPDPNGPARSSTIEEGSVVDDRLVKRSQTFSPSAVASKTRYICRLNRSDSDSAMHFNNQVTPHPFKRGSVERRSLRYHNRVSKIYHKMHPAVPRTSLDLELDLKAQQTKLETLTDEIGRLRELKHRLEQARDNNDVKVAAWALENEDFLRLVKAVNAVTPEERQLAKLLMKTSKEIYKLRKTKVGKGKLDSISFK
- the LOC1272272 gene encoding protein kibra isoform X1, producing the protein MPKSSSNADLPLGWEINTDYDGKVYFIDHINKKTTWIDPRDKHTKPETFADCIGNELPFGWEESYDPQIGTYYINHNTQTTQLEDPRLQWKSKQDEMLREYLCSAQDTLEAKKEILSVKTQRLHLAQEEYNHLNALAASRTSLCSSTSSCSTKFDPELLRADLAIAKERVFRLKKELSRIQKEMHSTQKGVDTLASVEQKLNAHVNGCYNISEAQAIMEEVKKIQKSLITGEREKKELMKSLAQVKDDLTRLQLRQESPDASTFNLAQDRICAASQTDLSSEHFPMGAREMAKMRQRYDEWRRRVKEIQEQLAALEEKIRPGELESDQDRLLLFQEKKQLLLEYRSITPKSRSPTEMRRIQSVCRQLEEDLNMAYEESNQCIANRLKLHEEKQALLQQLLEALKEFTHLEHQLKSLSASTLSISSSSSLGSLSTASSKGSLSGLSFTDIYGDPLSAEPQIDMVDMNRRVQRLFHPSSEVTSLSPRSSLSTETPPVSPMKMDWVAVVTAAAAVAGGSDSPSANPASVHAAINTTAKLASAASGPSYATPGTSQPVVPSYAVATGVASSASSTTTSTEYNLDRQRLEEQLQELKIRQLGIAGGPLSPIYEKPSYLEPAALLSRSSSTSNTRSVSTTVSDESVAGDSGVFEASRGPPPLLARECAQVQIGLRYVAADGVLCITIERGSNFGALGPPAGCQLFIRAMLLPTPSGPGLVRTGTVTDLVRPTFKTMLVVPLSLDKVYAKSLHVKVMVLVGQREDWIGSTQISLAEFNAGDATTSRWYNIVSRKSMNESDLLDGGAREESSDESTIISSQTSTLTRNQGQDELQAVLELVYDELSNDDEDDDEEEDEEQGDEDDEEEEEEENGEELLYKKAVDDAGEPVARMMGRRRGKDLQRIVNSVEEEDECEEQQEQEGCASSEATEMMIQEYMNSVKEQCGDAGDVGEDGEVDRTVPQPSSVQRVDKETNTECAFLPERSRRRFPDPNGPARSSTIEEGSVVDDRLVKRSQTFSPSAVASKTRYICRLNRSDSDSAMHFNNQVTPHPFKRGSVERRSLRYHNRVSKIYHKMHPAVPRTSLDLELDLKAQQTKLETLTDEIGRLRELKHRLEQARDNNDVKVAAWALENEDFLRLVKAVNAVTPEERQLAKLLMKTSKEIYKLRKTKVGKGKLDSISFKEKMAFFTRRGVSVPELPSEIFPSSTTQATIGLMRSASERDGDKCGGSRTPTNGTMAAHRLATTSIGTGTDPESDISAASFSYNDVDRTYGVEV